One segment of Anatilimnocola aggregata DNA contains the following:
- a CDS encoding DUF1501 domain-containing protein has translation MTFGRPSTAAQTTVAGQGGRAKSTILFFLSGGASHIDMWDMKPDAPADYRGPFQPIATSAPGISLCEHLPLLSKQAHHLALVNSVGGTVNTNDHHAGYYYNLTGHVPDLTFLSQGNNRKPYSDDWPFMGTVVAAKRPPHPDLTNAITLPEVPGAPTYTRPGQFAAKLGLEHDPLYVHGNHDEPLKFQAPALTLEGTMTPERLAQRHSLVSHLDSLRKEFDQHAKVRTWHRHQDRALSLLMSAKTTEAFDVSREPQAVRQRYGETVNGLSLLLARRLVEAGVPFVSVFWKGDLKKANARKCASGGGWDTHGNNFACLKEDLLPEFDRGFSALVEDLANRGLLDETLLLVTSEMGRKPKIGDPRSGGVSGAGRDHWTHCLTDVLAGGGIRGGQTYGSSDRFAQYPFNKPVTPADITKTVYHAMGIHNLEAFDDQNRPYNLLAEGNALSELF, from the coding sequence ATGACGTTCGGTCGACCGTCGACCGCAGCTCAAACAACGGTTGCGGGACAGGGGGGCCGAGCCAAATCGACGATTTTGTTTTTTCTGAGCGGCGGTGCGTCTCACATCGACATGTGGGACATGAAACCCGACGCGCCGGCCGATTATCGCGGGCCGTTTCAGCCGATTGCGACGTCAGCGCCCGGCATTTCTTTGTGCGAACATCTGCCCCTCTTGTCTAAGCAAGCGCATCATCTGGCCCTGGTGAACAGTGTTGGCGGCACGGTCAACACGAACGACCACCACGCGGGCTACTACTACAATTTGACGGGGCATGTCCCCGATCTTACGTTCCTGTCGCAGGGGAATAATCGTAAGCCCTACTCCGACGATTGGCCCTTCATGGGAACGGTCGTTGCCGCCAAACGCCCGCCACACCCCGATTTGACCAACGCGATTACGCTGCCCGAAGTGCCCGGAGCCCCGACTTATACGCGGCCGGGCCAATTCGCCGCCAAATTGGGATTGGAGCACGACCCGCTCTATGTGCACGGCAATCACGATGAGCCGCTCAAGTTCCAAGCGCCAGCCCTCACGCTGGAAGGGACCATGACGCCCGAGCGGCTAGCGCAACGTCATTCGCTCGTCAGCCATCTGGATTCCCTCCGCAAAGAATTCGATCAGCATGCCAAGGTGCGCACCTGGCATCGTCATCAAGACCGGGCGCTATCGCTGTTGATGTCGGCGAAGACGACGGAGGCGTTTGACGTCTCGCGCGAACCGCAGGCCGTCCGGCAGCGGTACGGCGAAACCGTCAACGGGCTAAGCCTGCTGTTGGCCCGTCGCCTGGTCGAGGCGGGAGTTCCGTTTGTATCGGTGTTTTGGAAGGGGGATCTCAAGAAGGCCAATGCACGCAAGTGTGCTAGTGGCGGCGGTTGGGATACGCATGGCAATAACTTCGCCTGCCTCAAAGAAGATCTGTTGCCGGAGTTCGATCGGGGCTTCTCGGCATTGGTCGAGGATCTGGCCAACCGCGGCCTGCTCGACGAGACACTCTTGTTGGTCACCAGCGAGATGGGGCGCAAACCGAAAATTGGCGATCCACGCAGCGGCGGCGTCAGCGGTGCCGGTCGCGATCACTGGACGCATTGCTTGACGGATGTGCTGGCCGGCGGCGGAATTCGTGGGGGCCAGACGTACGGATCGAGCGATCGCTTCGCCCAGTATCCGTTTAACAAACCGGTCACTCCCGCCGACATTACCAAGACGGTCTATCACGCGATGGGCATCCACAATTTGGAAGCCTTCGACGATCAGAACCGGCCCTACAATTTGCTGGCCGAAGGGAACGCGCTGAGTGAGTTGTTTTGA
- a CDS encoding sialate O-acetylesterase, whose translation MKKILPLLVAVLLAPLTMLPAADSTRPVKVFILAGQSNMEGHGIIAADPKRNGGQGSLEFLVKQAATAKQFGHLVDGTGQWRKRDDVFISYLDRQGPLTVGYGAKQERIGPELGFGSVMGDVCDEPVLLIKCAWGGKSLAVDFRPPSAGPVPYSLGQKQDAAIAEDPAILGKYYRETLRLTKGALAQIKELVPGSDGRYVIAGFGWHQGWNDRINDKFNAEYESNMAHFINDMRKDLGVPALPFVIAETGMSGPDEKHPRALSLMKAQAAVAQRPEFKNTVAFVGTKEFWRPQEVSPSGQAYHWNTNAETYYLIGDAMGKAMKPLVASK comes from the coding sequence ATGAAAAAAATCCTGCCACTGCTCGTCGCCGTATTGCTCGCCCCACTGACAATGCTGCCAGCCGCCGATTCGACCAGGCCCGTGAAGGTGTTCATTCTCGCCGGGCAGTCCAACATGGAAGGCCATGGCATCATTGCCGCCGACCCCAAGCGCAACGGCGGCCAAGGATCGCTCGAGTTTCTCGTCAAGCAAGCGGCAACTGCCAAGCAGTTTGGTCACCTGGTCGATGGGACCGGGCAATGGCGGAAGCGGGACGACGTGTTTATTTCGTATCTCGATCGCCAAGGTCCGCTCACGGTAGGTTACGGCGCAAAGCAGGAACGCATCGGGCCGGAGTTGGGGTTCGGCTCGGTGATGGGGGACGTCTGCGATGAGCCGGTCCTCTTAATCAAGTGCGCGTGGGGAGGCAAAAGTCTGGCTGTCGATTTTCGCCCGCCGAGCGCCGGCCCGGTGCCGTACTCCCTTGGCCAGAAGCAGGATGCTGCCATCGCTGAAGATCCCGCCATCCTTGGTAAGTACTACCGTGAGACGTTGAGGCTCACCAAAGGAGCGTTGGCGCAAATCAAGGAACTGGTCCCTGGGTCCGACGGTCGCTATGTCATTGCCGGGTTCGGCTGGCACCAAGGCTGGAACGATCGCATCAATGACAAGTTCAATGCCGAATACGAAAGCAACATGGCTCACTTTATCAACGACATGCGAAAAGATCTGGGTGTTCCAGCACTCCCCTTTGTCATTGCCGAGACCGGCATGAGCGGACCCGACGAGAAGCATCCGCGGGCGTTGTCGCTCATGAAGGCGCAAGCGGCGGTCGCCCAGCGGCCAGAGTTTAAGAACACCGTCGCCTTTGTTGGCACGAAGGAGTTTTGGCGTCCGCAGGAGGTTTCGCCAAGTGGCCAGGCTTATCACTGGAACACGAACGCCGAGACCTATTACTTGATTGGCGATGCGATGGGAAAGGCGATGAAGCCACTCGTCGCCAGCAAGTAA
- a CDS encoding DUF1501 domain-containing protein, with protein MTTNQAGKTEFPAIDRRRMLGCLAGGFGSVGLATMLGESAAADSSPAKRSLPHHEPRAKRVIFLFMNGGPSQIDTFDPKPELARWEGKRLPVLDQNTNKLLGKPRPLGNAFPSPWKFAKHGECGMDVSELFPHVATHADDLCLIRSMCCDSFFHAQGTLEMMTGSGLFLRPSMGSWLTYGLGTENRNLPGFVVLGNVMGNVDATKVFSSAFLPAEFQGTRLPNLKEPIPNLKSPIAETEQRAQLDVMQQLNARHLDRRADTSALNARIEAFELAFRMQTVASDAFDITRETAATQQLYGLDQPTTNDYGQKCLLARRLVERGVRCVVVNHTDWDQHSNLLAGHAKNSLSVDQPIAGLLADLKQRGLLDDTLVIWGGEFGRTPNTEGKNGRDHNTAAFSMWLAGGGVKGGHIHGVTDEFGAYTTEGRTHVHDLHATILHLMGINHEQFTYRYSGRDYRLTDVFGTVVRDILA; from the coding sequence ATGACGACCAACCAAGCAGGCAAGACAGAATTCCCAGCGATCGATCGGCGGCGAATGCTCGGTTGCCTGGCCGGCGGTTTCGGCTCGGTGGGCCTGGCAACGATGCTGGGCGAATCAGCTGCGGCCGACTCATCGCCTGCGAAGCGGAGCCTGCCGCACCATGAGCCCCGGGCCAAGCGCGTCATCTTTCTGTTTATGAACGGTGGCCCTTCGCAGATCGACACCTTCGATCCCAAGCCAGAACTGGCGCGCTGGGAAGGGAAGCGATTGCCGGTGCTCGACCAAAACACGAACAAATTGCTCGGCAAGCCGCGACCGCTGGGGAATGCTTTTCCTTCGCCGTGGAAGTTCGCCAAGCATGGCGAATGCGGCATGGACGTCAGCGAATTGTTCCCGCATGTCGCGACACACGCCGATGATCTGTGCCTGATTCGCTCCATGTGCTGCGATAGTTTCTTCCACGCTCAAGGGACGCTGGAGATGATGACCGGCAGCGGTCTGTTTCTTCGCCCCAGCATGGGCTCGTGGTTGACGTACGGCCTGGGAACTGAAAATCGCAACTTGCCCGGTTTCGTGGTCCTGGGCAATGTGATGGGGAATGTCGACGCGACGAAAGTCTTCAGCTCGGCGTTTTTACCGGCTGAGTTCCAAGGGACACGATTGCCCAATCTGAAAGAACCGATTCCAAACTTGAAGTCGCCAATTGCTGAAACCGAACAGCGGGCACAACTGGATGTCATGCAGCAGTTGAATGCGCGGCACTTGGATCGTCGCGCGGATACCTCGGCCCTGAACGCGCGCATTGAAGCATTCGAACTGGCCTTTCGCATGCAAACGGTCGCGTCCGATGCCTTCGATATCACCCGCGAGACGGCAGCCACGCAGCAACTGTATGGACTCGATCAGCCCACGACCAACGACTACGGTCAGAAATGTCTCTTGGCTCGCCGCCTGGTCGAACGAGGTGTGCGCTGCGTGGTGGTGAACCATACCGACTGGGATCAACACAGCAACCTGCTCGCCGGCCATGCGAAGAATTCTCTCTCGGTCGATCAACCCATTGCCGGGCTCCTAGCGGACCTGAAGCAGCGGGGACTGCTCGACGATACGTTGGTGATTTGGGGGGGCGAATTTGGCCGCACTCCGAACACAGAAGGAAAGAATGGTCGCGATCACAACACAGCGGCCTTCTCGATGTGGCTGGCTGGCGGCGGTGTGAAGGGCGGGCACATTCACGGCGTCACCGACGAGTTCGGTGCTTACACGACAGAAGGGCGAACCCACGTCCATGACCTGCACGCAACCATTTTGCACCTGATGGGAATCAATCACGAGCAGTTCACGTATCGCTATAGTGGCCGTGACTATCGCTTGACCGATGTGTTCGGCACCGTGGTCCGCGATATCCTCGCTTAA
- a CDS encoding outer membrane protein assembly factor BamB family protein gives MLHTSSCSMVCLLLIPAFVQAADSPEWPQFRGPAGQGHAAARDLPTSWSEQENVAWKCPLPGKGWSSPVIAGNEIWLTTAIDSPLSEAEKAERLKGTTNSQPLLVSGKLSLRALGVDRSSGKLLHDIELLVEPSPQGTHATNSFASPTPVIEAGKLYCHFGAYGTACLDTVSRQVLWTNRDLVVQHENGPGSSPVIWGDLLIFHCDGSDLQYIAALDKRTGKLAWKTDRTGAMNSNPQLKKSYGTPLVAEVAGQPLLLSPASDWLYAYDPAGREVWKLPYEKLGFSLAPRPVVGHGMAFLCTSFMQSELLAVTLDKEKPQIAWRYGRQVPQVPSPLLVGDEIYLVSDKGIATCLDALSGKVHWAERIPGNYSSSPLLAAGHIYCSNREGETTVLAPGKEFRVVGTGKLDGQIMASPAAIENSIYLRTDKALYRIAGQK, from the coding sequence ATGCTCCACACCAGTTCCTGCTCGATGGTTTGCCTGCTACTCATCCCTGCATTCGTTCAAGCGGCAGACAGCCCTGAATGGCCTCAGTTTCGCGGGCCTGCAGGTCAAGGACATGCCGCCGCTCGCGACTTGCCGACGAGTTGGAGCGAACAAGAGAACGTCGCCTGGAAGTGCCCGTTACCAGGCAAGGGTTGGTCGAGTCCCGTAATTGCCGGCAACGAGATCTGGCTAACGACCGCTATCGACTCACCCCTTTCGGAAGCAGAAAAAGCAGAGCGACTGAAAGGTACCACCAACTCGCAGCCCCTCCTGGTATCGGGCAAACTGAGCTTGCGTGCCTTAGGCGTTGATCGCTCGAGCGGCAAGTTACTTCACGATATCGAATTGTTAGTCGAGCCGAGCCCGCAAGGTACGCATGCCACCAATTCCTTCGCGAGTCCCACGCCAGTGATCGAGGCAGGCAAGCTCTACTGCCATTTTGGTGCTTATGGAACGGCCTGTCTGGATACTGTCTCGCGTCAGGTGCTGTGGACCAATCGAGACTTGGTGGTCCAGCACGAAAACGGCCCGGGTAGTTCGCCCGTGATCTGGGGAGACCTCCTTATTTTTCATTGCGACGGCAGCGACCTGCAGTACATCGCAGCGCTCGACAAGCGAACCGGCAAGCTCGCGTGGAAAACCGACCGCACTGGTGCGATGAACTCGAACCCGCAGCTAAAGAAGAGTTACGGCACGCCACTCGTCGCCGAAGTTGCGGGCCAGCCGCTGTTGCTCTCGCCCGCTTCGGACTGGCTCTATGCCTATGACCCAGCTGGTCGTGAGGTGTGGAAACTTCCCTACGAGAAGCTGGGGTTTTCGCTCGCTCCACGTCCCGTGGTTGGTCATGGAATGGCCTTCCTGTGTACAAGCTTCATGCAGTCGGAACTCCTGGCTGTGACGCTCGATAAAGAGAAGCCGCAAATCGCGTGGCGCTATGGTCGGCAAGTTCCGCAGGTCCCCTCTCCACTTTTGGTTGGCGACGAGATCTATCTGGTGAGCGATAAAGGAATTGCGACCTGCCTGGATGCCCTCAGTGGCAAAGTCCATTGGGCCGAGCGCATTCCCGGCAATTATTCATCGTCGCCGCTGCTAGCCGCCGGTCACATCTACTGCTCGAACCGCGAAGGCGAAACGACCGTGCTCGCCCCGGGAAAAGAGTTTCGCGTCGTCGGGACGGGTAAACTCGATGGCCAGATCATGGCCTCTCCGGCCGCCATCGAGAACTCAATCTATCTGCGCACTGATAAAGCGCTCTATCGAATTGCTGGGCAAAAGTAG
- a CDS encoding beta strand repeat-containing protein, which translates to MFSFLQQEAKTRPAAKKQAKHALFFERLEAREVMSGFSVLNLNDSGAGSLRQALLSANSSPGADVISFNVAGTIQLSSALPIVTGEVDIDGTTAPGFAGTPVVEVDYRKTIGLRFFAGSDGSAVRSLGLVNSNSNGISLKGVSDVEIVGNYIGLDLDGVTVEANFGQGIDVTTASGNTIGGDTPLERNVISANRGNGIRIASSSSNQVLGNYIGTDATGNLDRGNTFNGVWVTLGGTANNVAGNVISGNNVNGVLLSNKTKLNTVSDNYLGLNAAGTAAVGNTKDGLRIESSSENLIGHSDPISSIDYFDSEDVAVSVDAWQGIRAADTADEYLLVGTSGSDGLLFEGSIEGVGTDYLVNYPGAFNTSVYGPDNLDGDNLRLVGSYKDPDYDMGAATVVHAFLYEGTTDDLDEAGNYRNIDYPGAVYNFAHSTMGGLVVGNYDSPEDHGEAGLPLGPGHAYIYDIATDAFITDIVYPGSLSNTAYGIWHNGEGKYTIVGGYSLTAVNNLEDQDQPIGRAYMVDYDAVSGEFSNWASFSSPEGTNYITHFEGISSVEKGIYTLNADSVQSGTSDPTQGSFVTVHRQDDGTFGPAAWVELNYPEVDPTTNVTSSNSVYGNQVVGLVVGDEGPISYQATINTSFQLSNVISGNGDNGIGLYGALDNQIAMNYIGTDVSGTLDLGNAKNGVLITSASARNLIGGVATGGNDPTNAIFARPPQGNLISGNNGNGVLITDRATNNQLSGNFIGTTTSGIAPLGNSLDGVAIVGANGNSLIGCTLLEDPFVFYNVVSGNGGNGLRVTNSNDTTIQANFFGLGADNDTAVGNALNGVVVEGTSTRTTMGGPIPLGNVVAANVQNGIVVRDKASFFVTYNTFCGLAAFSTNPDLGNGQDGMLITTTGGNILIRTNVITRNGDDGIEISGAATDVRVAGNIIGMDTNGQLPMGNEGNGVEVGGTAHHLVIGGPQPTFNIIPQNIISANHDNGVAIVGKAHHVTVSNGYIGTDVSGEHAFGNTNAGVLLGTGTYSNTVGSEDPDLLTVISGNHGNGIEMRGTKSNTVLGTIIGMDADNTDALPNNANGILINSSTDNVIGRIPTAISNVASTANIIAGNDDNGVYVESGSRNSIFGNSIHSNSLLGIDLALGANTNQAAPVLTAVQTKPLGLQIAGIITSKPKTTFIIEFFANDSNSPSGQISLGTKAVKTNAAGVATYSYFGPLPPAGATFFTATATDPLRNTSEFSSAITFAP; encoded by the coding sequence ATGTTTTCTTTTCTCCAGCAAGAAGCCAAGACTCGCCCGGCAGCCAAAAAACAAGCCAAGCATGCGCTCTTCTTCGAGCGACTCGAAGCCCGCGAAGTGATGAGCGGCTTCTCGGTGTTGAACCTGAACGATAGTGGTGCCGGCTCCTTGCGTCAGGCCCTGCTGAGCGCGAACAGTTCCCCCGGAGCTGACGTCATCAGCTTTAACGTGGCAGGGACGATTCAATTGTCGTCTGCCTTGCCAATTGTTACTGGCGAAGTTGATATCGACGGTACCACGGCACCAGGCTTTGCCGGCACTCCCGTTGTGGAAGTGGACTATCGCAAGACCATTGGCCTCCGTTTCTTTGCTGGCTCCGATGGCTCGGCGGTTCGCTCGCTGGGCCTGGTTAATTCCAACAGCAACGGCATCTCGCTCAAAGGCGTCAGCGATGTCGAAATCGTTGGCAACTACATCGGCCTCGATTTGGACGGCGTGACGGTCGAAGCCAACTTCGGCCAAGGCATCGATGTGACCACTGCTTCGGGCAATACCATTGGTGGCGATACTCCCCTCGAGCGGAACGTCATCTCTGCCAACCGTGGCAACGGCATCCGGATTGCAAGCTCTTCGAGCAATCAAGTCCTGGGGAACTACATCGGTACCGACGCGACTGGCAACCTCGACCGGGGCAATACATTCAATGGCGTTTGGGTCACGCTTGGCGGCACCGCCAACAACGTGGCCGGGAACGTGATCTCGGGCAACAACGTCAACGGTGTTCTGCTCAGCAACAAAACCAAGCTCAACACGGTGAGTGACAACTACTTGGGCCTCAACGCAGCGGGGACTGCCGCGGTCGGTAATACCAAGGATGGCCTGAGAATTGAGAGCTCCAGCGAAAATCTGATCGGCCATTCCGATCCGATTTCGAGCATCGACTACTTTGATTCGGAAGATGTCGCAGTCTCCGTCGATGCCTGGCAAGGCATTCGCGCTGCAGACACTGCCGACGAATATCTGCTGGTCGGCACTTCGGGCAGCGATGGCTTGCTGTTCGAAGGGAGCATCGAGGGAGTCGGAACGGACTATCTCGTCAACTATCCGGGCGCGTTCAACACCAGCGTCTATGGTCCCGACAATTTGGACGGTGACAACCTCCGCCTTGTCGGTAGCTACAAGGATCCCGATTACGACATGGGCGCAGCCACTGTCGTGCATGCGTTTCTCTACGAGGGAACAACCGACGACCTGGACGAAGCCGGCAACTACCGAAACATTGATTACCCCGGCGCGGTCTATAACTTTGCCCACAGCACCATGGGCGGCCTGGTGGTCGGCAACTACGACAGTCCAGAAGATCACGGCGAAGCTGGCCTCCCCTTAGGCCCCGGCCATGCTTACATCTATGACATCGCTACGGACGCCTTCATTACAGACATCGTCTACCCGGGTTCGCTGAGCAACACGGCCTACGGCATTTGGCACAACGGCGAAGGGAAGTACACGATCGTTGGTGGTTATAGCCTCACTGCGGTGAACAACCTGGAAGACCAGGACCAACCGATCGGCCGCGCCTACATGGTCGACTACGATGCCGTGAGCGGCGAATTTTCGAACTGGGCTTCGTTCAGCTCTCCTGAGGGAACGAACTACATCACTCACTTCGAAGGGATCAGCAGCGTCGAAAAAGGGATCTACACGCTGAATGCCGATTCGGTTCAATCCGGAACGAGCGATCCGACTCAGGGTTCTTTTGTCACGGTTCATCGTCAGGATGATGGCACGTTCGGTCCTGCAGCCTGGGTCGAACTCAACTATCCCGAAGTCGATCCGACCACCAATGTGACCAGTTCCAACTCGGTCTATGGCAACCAGGTTGTCGGGTTGGTCGTTGGCGATGAGGGGCCCATCTCGTACCAGGCGACGATCAACACTTCCTTCCAACTGTCGAATGTCATCAGCGGCAATGGCGACAATGGCATCGGTCTGTATGGTGCGCTCGACAATCAAATTGCGATGAACTACATCGGTACCGATGTCAGCGGCACGCTCGATCTGGGCAATGCGAAGAATGGCGTTCTGATTACGTCCGCCTCTGCCCGCAACCTGATCGGTGGTGTTGCCACCGGCGGTAACGACCCGACAAACGCCATCTTCGCTCGACCGCCACAAGGGAATCTGATCTCTGGCAACAATGGCAACGGTGTCTTGATCACCGACCGCGCGACGAATAACCAGCTGAGCGGTAACTTCATCGGCACTACGACCTCGGGAATCGCCCCCTTGGGTAATAGCCTTGATGGCGTGGCAATTGTGGGGGCCAATGGCAACTCGCTGATCGGTTGCACGCTGCTGGAAGATCCGTTTGTCTTCTACAACGTGGTCAGTGGCAACGGTGGTAATGGCCTGCGAGTCACGAACTCGAACGACACGACGATTCAGGCCAACTTCTTTGGCCTGGGAGCCGACAACGACACGGCGGTGGGCAATGCGCTGAACGGTGTTGTCGTGGAAGGGACTTCCACTCGCACCACCATGGGCGGGCCGATTCCGCTGGGAAATGTCGTCGCTGCCAACGTGCAAAACGGCATCGTCGTGCGCGACAAGGCGAGCTTCTTTGTCACCTACAACACCTTCTGCGGCCTGGCTGCGTTCAGTACGAATCCCGACCTGGGGAACGGCCAAGACGGCATGCTCATCACGACTACGGGTGGCAACATCCTCATCCGCACGAATGTGATCACTCGCAATGGCGACGACGGCATCGAGATCTCCGGAGCAGCGACCGACGTGCGCGTTGCCGGCAATATCATCGGGATGGACACCAACGGGCAGCTGCCGATGGGCAACGAGGGTAACGGCGTCGAAGTGGGCGGAACCGCCCATCACCTGGTCATTGGCGGCCCGCAACCGACGTTCAACATCATTCCGCAGAACATCATTTCTGCCAATCACGACAACGGTGTCGCGATTGTCGGCAAGGCGCATCACGTCACCGTATCGAACGGTTACATCGGCACCGATGTCTCTGGCGAGCATGCCTTCGGCAACACCAATGCGGGTGTGCTGCTCGGAACGGGAACTTACTCGAATACGGTCGGCTCGGAAGATCCTGACCTGCTGACGGTCATCAGCGGCAATCATGGCAACGGCATCGAAATGCGCGGCACCAAGAGTAACACCGTGCTAGGGACCATCATCGGCATGGATGCGGACAACACCGATGCCCTGCCGAACAACGCCAACGGCATTCTCATCAATAGCAGTACGGACAACGTCATCGGCCGCATTCCAACGGCCATTTCCAACGTGGCCAGCACTGCCAACATTATCGCGGGCAATGACGATAACGGTGTCTATGTCGAATCGGGTAGCCGTAATTCCATCTTCGGCAACTCGATCCATAGCAACAGCCTGCTCGGCATCGATCTGGCGCTGGGAGCCAATACCAACCAGGCAGCCCCCGTGCTGACCGCTGTACAGACGAAGCCGCTGGGTTTGCAAATCGCGGGCATCATTACCAGCAAGCCCAAGACGACCTTTATCATCGAGTTCTTTGCGAATGACTCGAACTCACCCTCGGGTCAGATCTCGCTCGGTACCAAGGCTGTGAAAACGAACGCAGCCGGAGTGGCAACTTACTCCTACTTCGGACCACTCCCGCCAGCTGGCGCGACGTTCTTCACAGCCACCGCGACCGACCCGCTCCGGAACACTTCGGAGTTCTCGAGCGCGATCACCTTCGCACCATAA